The proteins below come from a single Mytilus trossulus isolate FHL-02 unplaced genomic scaffold, PNRI_Mtr1.1.1.hap1 h1tg000411l__unscaffolded, whole genome shotgun sequence genomic window:
- the LOC134702180 gene encoding transcription factor AP-2-delta-like, protein MVPGRLSLTGKKRFYEVSREEVKRRVGSPENLSSTMVCQLLKRSRSVANIPPGIVIRKNIKTSISLFSGLTEGEAKDLADDFSNIVEKSEIFSRLSKICSSRKEANEVRDVLLKAVDVLENIGDLEEGSRLTHGFMKPALTFVVKELAKHID, encoded by the exons ATGGTTCCTGGTAGACTAAGCCTAACAGGAAAAAAGAGGTTCTATGAAGTTAGTAGGGAGGAAGTAAAAAGGCGAGTTGGATCTCCTGAAAACCTTTCATCGACTATGGTCTGTCAGTTGTTAAAG aGGAGCAgatcagtggcaaatattccaccAGGAATTGTTATAAGAAAAAACATCAAGACTTCTATAAGCTTATTTTCAGGCCTTACAGAAGGAGAGGCAAAAGACTTGGCTGATGATTTCAGCAACATTGTTGAAAAGAGCGAAATCTTTTCAAGGCTTAGTAAAATATGCTCATCAAGAAAAGAAGCTAATGAAGTTCG agATGTTCTACTTAAAGCTGTTGACGTATTAGAAAATATTGGAGACCTAGAAGAGGGAAGCAGACTTACTCATGGTTTTATGAAACCAGCTTTAACTTTTGTTGTTAAAGAGTTGGCAAAACACATagattaa